In one Phycisphaerales bacterium genomic region, the following are encoded:
- a CDS encoding ABC transporter ATP-binding protein — translation MIVGRDLVRTYRLGDNVVRALNGVSLTINAGEMVAIRGPSGSGKSTLMNVLGCLERPDSGTYLLEGQDTSKLSSDKLAEIRNKRIGFVFQTFNLLPRMTALENVELPLHYAARHDAKERAHEALKVVGLADRTHHEPNQLSGGQRQRVAIARAIVSDPAILLCDEPTGALDSRTGEEILNLFKSVNARGHTVIIVTHDLGVARHCQREIYIKDGQITMPPETVAGTLHEEVALP, via the coding sequence ATGATCGTCGGTCGCGACCTCGTCCGCACGTACCGCCTCGGTGACAACGTCGTGCGGGCGCTCAACGGCGTGTCGCTGACGATCAACGCCGGTGAGATGGTGGCGATCCGCGGACCGTCGGGCTCGGGCAAGTCGACGCTGATGAATGTGCTGGGGTGCCTGGAGCGGCCGGACTCGGGCACGTACCTGCTGGAGGGGCAGGACACGTCGAAGCTGTCGAGCGACAAGCTGGCGGAGATCAGGAACAAGCGGATCGGCTTCGTGTTCCAGACGTTCAACCTGCTGCCGCGGATGACGGCGCTGGAGAACGTGGAGCTGCCGCTGCACTACGCGGCCCGGCACGATGCGAAGGAGCGGGCGCACGAGGCTTTGAAGGTTGTGGGGCTGGCAGACCGCACGCATCACGAGCCCAACCAGCTCTCGGGCGGTCAGCGGCAGAGGGTGGCGATCGCGCGGGCGATCGTGAGCGACCCGGCGATCCTGCTGTGCGACGAGCCGACCGGGGCGCTCGACTCGCGGACGGGCGAGGAGATTCTGAACCTGTTCAAGTCGGTCAACGCCCGCGGGCACACGGTGATCATCGTGACGCACGACCTGGGCGTCGCTCGCCACTGCCAGCGGGAGATCTACATCAAGGACGGGCAGATCACGATGCCGCCGGAAACCGTGGCGGGGACCCTTCACGAGGAGGTCGCCCTGCCATGA
- a CDS encoding ABC transporter permease, which yields MMLWMIVKVALKSLAANKLRSVLAMLGIIIGVGAVISMLAIGAGAKKSIMDRMSAMGTNLLIVRPGQRGSMGVMSGTQQNLTLEDAEALLGVEGVHAIAPVVGGSGQIKYLNKNTRSSLVGTTLTYFTLRDFKIEKGQKFTDLDADRMARVAVIGPVTATNLFGDIDPIDKVIKINGINFRVIGVMKSKGDQGWFNPDDQIIIPHTTAMKQVLGQDRLREIAIQAEEGGDLAKVQEDIASLIRKRHRVQPGMPDTIDIRNQAAMLEEANAMSRTFTVLLGGIAGISLLVGGIGIMNIMLVTVTERTREIGVRKAIGAKNKDILSQFLLESLLMSGIGGLLGVAMGVGGARLLPMLLPDFQSLVEPFSIILALSFSAAVGVFFGFYPAWRAAKLDPIEALRHE from the coding sequence ATGATGCTGTGGATGATCGTGAAGGTGGCCCTCAAGAGCCTCGCGGCCAACAAGCTGCGGAGCGTGCTGGCGATGCTGGGCATCATCATCGGCGTTGGCGCGGTGATCTCCATGCTCGCCATTGGCGCGGGGGCCAAGAAGAGCATCATGGACCGCATGTCGGCCATGGGCACGAACCTCCTGATCGTCCGCCCCGGGCAGCGCGGCAGCATGGGCGTGATGTCGGGCACGCAGCAGAACCTCACGCTGGAGGACGCGGAGGCGCTGCTGGGGGTGGAGGGCGTGCACGCGATCGCCCCGGTGGTGGGGGGCAGCGGGCAGATCAAGTACCTGAACAAGAACACGCGGAGCAGCCTGGTCGGGACGACCCTGACGTACTTCACGCTGCGCGACTTCAAGATCGAGAAGGGGCAGAAGTTCACCGACCTGGACGCCGATCGCATGGCGCGGGTGGCGGTGATCGGGCCCGTCACGGCCACCAACCTGTTCGGCGACATCGACCCCATCGACAAGGTCATCAAGATCAACGGCATCAACTTCCGCGTGATCGGCGTGATGAAGAGCAAGGGCGACCAGGGGTGGTTCAACCCCGACGACCAGATCATCATCCCGCACACCACGGCGATGAAGCAGGTGCTGGGGCAGGACCGGCTGCGGGAGATCGCGATCCAGGCGGAGGAGGGCGGGGACCTCGCGAAGGTGCAGGAGGATATCGCGTCGCTGATCCGCAAACGTCACCGCGTGCAGCCGGGTATGCCCGACACGATCGACATCCGCAACCAGGCCGCGATGCTGGAAGAGGCCAACGCGATGAGCCGGACGTTCACAGTGCTGCTGGGGGGTATCGCTGGGATCTCGCTGCTGGTGGGCGGCATCGGGATCATGAACATCATGCTGGTAACGGTGACCGAGCGCACCCGCGAGATTGGCGTGCGTAAGGCGATCGGGGCCAAGAACAAGGACATCCTCAGCCAGTTCCTGCTCGAGTCGCTGCTGATGTCGGGCATCGGCGGGCTGCTGGGTGTGGCGATGGGCGTGGGCGGGGCGCGCCTGCTGCCGATGCTGCTGCCCGACTTCCAGTCGCTGGTGGAGCCCTTCAGCATTATCCTGGCCCTCAGTTTTTCCGCGGCCGTGGGCGTGTTCTTCGGCTTCTACCCTGCGTGGCGGGCCGCCAAGCTGGACCCCATCGAGGCCCTGCGTCATGAGTAA
- the bamD gene encoding outer membrane protein assembly factor BamD: MRWTSCLLAFALAGMAHGQNAQNPQTGATTQPARPVEVTPVVIAETDPDRALMAEVRRHIASEQFDEAYEKVNAWIEENETSDSPALPEAYVLRATAQIARHNEFKALFDTEEVARNHPYSDAFPTALERELEVANKYLNGLKRKIWGLRIESGVDIAEEIIVRINERLPGSRLAEQALMDLADYYYRERDLKMAATAYECFVILFPKSEMRQKAMERRIYATIAQFKGPKYDASGLIEAQYQIKAYQELYPREAHDAGLSDALIVRLDESAAAQMLTVANWYMKRGDDPSARLTLTRLVQKHPATAAAAEGLKTMQDKGWVKTEARVDVIVDETAKK; encoded by the coding sequence ATGAGATGGACTTCATGCCTGCTCGCGTTCGCCCTGGCCGGCATGGCCCACGGCCAGAACGCGCAGAATCCGCAGACCGGCGCGACCACGCAGCCCGCCCGCCCCGTCGAGGTGACGCCCGTCGTGATCGCCGAGACGGACCCCGACCGCGCCCTGATGGCCGAGGTCCGCCGCCACATCGCCAGCGAGCAGTTCGACGAGGCCTACGAGAAGGTCAACGCCTGGATTGAGGAGAACGAAACCTCCGACAGCCCCGCGCTCCCCGAGGCCTACGTCCTCCGCGCCACCGCCCAGATCGCCCGCCACAACGAGTTCAAGGCCCTCTTCGACACCGAGGAGGTCGCCCGCAACCACCCCTACAGCGACGCCTTCCCCACCGCCCTCGAGCGCGAGTTGGAAGTCGCCAACAAGTACCTCAACGGCCTCAAGCGCAAGATCTGGGGCCTGCGGATCGAGTCCGGCGTGGACATCGCGGAAGAGATCATTGTCCGGATCAACGAGCGCCTCCCCGGCAGCAGGCTCGCCGAGCAGGCCCTCATGGATCTCGCCGACTACTACTACCGCGAGCGCGACCTCAAGATGGCCGCGACCGCCTACGAGTGCTTCGTGATCCTCTTCCCCAAGAGCGAGATGCGGCAGAAGGCCATGGAGCGGCGCATCTACGCCACCATCGCCCAGTTCAAGGGCCCCAAGTACGACGCCTCCGGACTCATCGAGGCCCAGTACCAGATCAAGGCGTACCAGGAGCTGTACCCGCGCGAGGCTCATGACGCCGGCCTCTCCGACGCCCTCATCGTTCGCCTCGACGAGTCCGCCGCGGCCCAGATGCTCACTGTCGCCAACTGGTACATGAAGCGCGGCGACGATCCCTCCGCACGCCTCACCCTCACCCGCCTCGTGCAGAAGCACCCCGCGACCGCCGCCGCGGCCGAGGGGCTCAAGACCATGCAGGACAAGGGCTGGGTCAAGACCGAGGCGCGGGTGGACGTGATCGTGGACGAGACGGCCAAGAAGTAA
- a CDS encoding efflux RND transporter periplasmic adaptor subunit, with product MKKALLILVVLLALGGGGWFYWNKTRDNDSAAEQPAMQTATVARGNIFQAVPSTGRVVSNLDVEIKARAGGQVVKLPFDISQEVKKGDLLLQLDPTEQQRTVSQREVSLTIVQARLAQAKQNLVIAEQEVVTSRDRANAALASAQVRAKEAADRAERRRQLLAENLGSQEDYDAAMTAAASAAAELENAKVQLQEIKTSELALEVRREDVKLAEAQVTDAQIALDLAKTLLGYTTVTAPIDGVVASLTTQTGAMIASATTNVGGGTSIMILSDLSRVFILAAVDESDIGQVEVGQDVDITLDAYPGKKFEGKVVRIATKGVSTNNVVTFEVKIEVEGPNKKLLKPEMTGNVQIIAAQKADVLTIPMAAVQRKERQQVVTVVNEDGSTTDVPVKVGLNDGEKYEVLEGLKEGQKIQYRAGDEMSRWRADQQNRPRGMGMPGMGFPGGGGRGGGGGRR from the coding sequence ATGAAGAAAGCACTCCTCATCCTGGTGGTTCTCCTCGCTCTCGGCGGGGGTGGCTGGTTCTATTGGAACAAGACCCGCGATAACGACAGCGCGGCCGAGCAGCCCGCCATGCAGACCGCGACGGTGGCCCGCGGCAACATCTTCCAGGCCGTGCCCAGCACCGGGCGGGTGGTGTCGAACCTCGATGTTGAGATCAAGGCGCGCGCGGGCGGGCAGGTGGTCAAGCTGCCCTTCGATATCAGCCAGGAGGTCAAGAAGGGCGACCTGCTGCTGCAGCTGGACCCGACGGAGCAGCAGCGCACGGTGTCGCAGCGCGAGGTGAGCCTGACCATCGTGCAGGCGCGCCTGGCCCAGGCGAAGCAGAACCTGGTGATCGCGGAGCAGGAGGTGGTGACCTCGCGCGACCGGGCGAACGCGGCCTTGGCGTCGGCGCAGGTGCGGGCCAAGGAGGCCGCGGACCGGGCGGAGCGGCGGCGGCAGCTGCTGGCGGAGAACCTGGGTTCGCAGGAGGACTATGACGCGGCCATGACCGCGGCCGCCTCAGCGGCGGCGGAGCTGGAGAACGCCAAGGTGCAGCTCCAGGAGATCAAGACCTCGGAGCTGGCCCTCGAGGTGCGGCGCGAGGATGTCAAGCTCGCCGAAGCCCAGGTTACGGACGCGCAGATCGCGCTGGACCTCGCGAAGACGCTGCTCGGGTACACCACGGTGACCGCACCGATCGACGGAGTGGTGGCGTCGCTAACGACGCAGACGGGCGCGATGATCGCGTCGGCCACCACCAACGTCGGCGGCGGCACGTCGATCATGATTCTGTCGGACCTCTCGCGGGTGTTCATCCTCGCGGCGGTTGACGAATCGGACATCGGGCAGGTGGAAGTCGGGCAGGATGTGGACATCACGCTGGACGCGTACCCCGGCAAGAAGTTCGAGGGCAAGGTGGTGCGCATCGCCACCAAGGGCGTGAGCACGAACAACGTCGTGACGTTTGAGGTGAAGATCGAGGTCGAGGGTCCGAACAAGAAGCTGCTCAAGCCGGAGATGACGGGCAACGTGCAGATCATCGCGGCTCAGAAGGCCGATGTGCTGACGATCCCCATGGCCGCGGTGCAGCGGAAGGAGCGGCAGCAGGTCGTGACGGTCGTCAACGAGGACGGCAGCACCACGGACGTACCGGTGAAGGTGGGGCTGAACGACGGCGAGAAGTACGAGGTGCTGGAGGGGCTGAAGGAAGGTCAGAAGATCCAGTACCGCGCCGGGGATGAGATGAGCCGCTGGCGCGCGGACCAGCAGAACCGGCCGCGCGGCATGGGCATGCCCGGCATGGGCTTCCCCGGTGGTGGTGGTCGCGGCGGCGGTGGGGGGCGGCGATGA
- the ftsH gene encoding ATP-dependent zinc metalloprotease FtsH encodes MTRPIHSLRTLMAEGPRQRRGPEGPGGPGGPGNGQGGPGDKKPAPNRGLFGIVSMLIFCVLIFMMFNSPGHGEKITFDDFRTMWNNGQINSVVLRDDAVIAKRVAGPDSNAETTVTIPLNARTGEKAFDLVNEITKGDFKTEPSAQWVQLLILFAPAVLLLMLLWYGISRGLRNAGAGGGMLGSFGKSRHRTMNKEMTGITFADVAGIDEAKEEVTEIIEFLKNPKKFTKLGGRIPRGVLLVGEPGCGKTLLAKAIAGEADVPFFSISGSDFVEMFVGVGASRVRDLFKQAKDSSPCIIFLDEIDAVGRRRGSGFTTGGHDEREQTLNAILVEMDGFQAADGVIVIAATNRADVLDPALIRPGRFDRQVTVPLPDLKGRLEILRVHAKKVKLSPFVDLERIARGTPMFSGADLAAIINEAAIAATMANKESVEQEDLEEARDKVKFGRAKKSRIREKDENKLVAYHEAGHAVLQRMLPDADPLHKVTIIARGAAGGATFSLPEKDRMGYSLKWLRATMQILCGGRIAEQKAMNDTSTGASQDIMQVTNIARAMILEWGMSDRLGFVRYAPVDTRETFMPEKDYSEETAKLIDEEVRRLVEEAYADAKRLLEANWDKVVVVAEALLKHETLSSDDVDRLLSGQALTRPTVTEMLNAAAKKRGLEPIVKEEPGTDLPPGAVPSPA; translated from the coding sequence TTGACCCGCCCCATCCACAGCCTGCGGACCCTGATGGCCGAGGGGCCCCGCCAGCGCCGCGGCCCCGAAGGCCCGGGCGGCCCCGGCGGGCCTGGGAACGGGCAGGGTGGCCCCGGCGACAAGAAGCCCGCCCCCAACCGCGGCCTGTTCGGCATCGTCTCGATGCTGATCTTCTGCGTCCTCATCTTCATGATGTTCAACTCCCCCGGCCATGGGGAGAAGATCACCTTCGACGACTTCCGCACCATGTGGAACAACGGTCAGATCAACAGCGTCGTCCTGCGCGACGACGCCGTGATCGCCAAGCGGGTCGCGGGCCCGGACTCCAACGCCGAGACCACTGTCACCATCCCCCTCAACGCCCGCACCGGCGAGAAGGCCTTCGACCTCGTCAACGAGATCACCAAGGGCGACTTCAAGACCGAGCCCAGCGCCCAGTGGGTGCAGCTGCTCATCCTCTTCGCCCCCGCCGTGCTGCTCCTCATGCTGCTCTGGTACGGCATCAGCCGCGGCCTGCGCAACGCGGGCGCCGGCGGCGGCATGCTGGGCTCCTTCGGCAAGTCCCGCCACCGCACCATGAACAAGGAGATGACCGGGATCACCTTCGCCGACGTCGCCGGCATCGACGAGGCCAAGGAAGAGGTCACCGAGATCATCGAGTTCCTCAAGAACCCCAAGAAGTTCACCAAGCTCGGCGGGCGCATCCCCCGCGGCGTGCTCCTCGTCGGCGAGCCCGGCTGCGGCAAGACGCTGCTCGCTAAGGCCATCGCCGGCGAGGCGGACGTGCCCTTCTTCTCGATCAGCGGCTCGGACTTCGTCGAGATGTTCGTGGGCGTGGGCGCCAGCCGGGTGCGCGACCTCTTCAAGCAGGCCAAGGACAGTTCGCCCTGCATCATCTTCCTGGACGAGATCGACGCGGTGGGCCGGCGGCGCGGCTCCGGCTTCACCACCGGCGGGCACGACGAGCGTGAGCAGACCCTCAACGCGATCCTTGTCGAGATGGACGGCTTCCAGGCCGCCGACGGCGTGATCGTGATCGCCGCGACCAACCGCGCCGACGTGCTCGACCCCGCCCTCATCCGCCCCGGCCGCTTCGACCGCCAGGTCACGGTGCCGCTGCCCGATCTCAAGGGCCGCCTCGAGATCCTGCGCGTGCACGCCAAGAAGGTGAAGCTCTCGCCCTTTGTTGACCTCGAGCGCATCGCCCGCGGCACCCCGATGTTCAGCGGCGCCGACCTCGCCGCCATCATCAACGAGGCCGCGATCGCCGCCACCATGGCCAACAAGGAATCGGTCGAGCAGGAGGACCTCGAGGAGGCCCGCGACAAAGTGAAGTTCGGGCGCGCCAAGAAGAGCCGCATCCGCGAGAAGGACGAGAACAAGCTTGTCGCCTACCACGAGGCGGGTCACGCGGTGCTCCAGCGCATGCTCCCGGACGCCGACCCGCTGCACAAGGTCACCATCATCGCCCGCGGCGCCGCCGGCGGCGCGACCTTCAGCCTCCCCGAGAAGGACCGCATGGGCTACAGCCTAAAGTGGCTGCGGGCCACCATGCAGATCCTCTGCGGCGGGCGCATCGCCGAGCAGAAGGCGATGAACGACACCAGCACCGGCGCCAGCCAGGACATCATGCAGGTGACCAACATCGCCCGCGCCATGATCCTGGAGTGGGGCATGAGCGATCGGCTCGGCTTCGTCCGCTACGCCCCCGTCGACACCCGCGAGACCTTCATGCCCGAGAAGGACTACTCGGAGGAGACCGCCAAGCTCATCGACGAGGAGGTCCGCCGCCTCGTCGAGGAGGCCTACGCCGATGCCAAGCGCCTGCTCGAAGCCAACTGGGACAAGGTGGTCGTGGTCGCCGAGGCCCTGCTCAAGCACGAGACCCTGAGCAGCGACGACGTGGACCGGTTGCTCTCCGGCCAGGCCCTCACCCGCCCCACCGTCACCGAGATGCTCAACGCCGCCGCGAAGAAGCGCGGCCTCGAGCCGATCGTGAAGGAGGAGCCGGGGACCGACCTCCCGCCGGGGGCGGTGCCGAGCCCTGCCTGA
- a CDS encoding TolC family protein: MSKPIRATEMSSSRWFIAPVLMLGLLAGCTVNQRAEVDTYRAVLDEHAPRERVEAPSTEQPLTLQHALYLANQNDEQLSIRGEQYLQSLIARARAANVFLPSVSASASHNLNVNGSTARNSTSASVGGSIQVFNLRSIRNLEQARVLSEVSRLDLLDLQQTVLLGVANSFYQVLTAEEQVRVLQNSLALRAEQLRDVEARTRLGIARPLDLAQAQADESSTRVSLMQAQSNARQARTTLAFLLGLDYIDNPLADQFAPPTSPRPAIEFEQDAVDHRLDLAAARRSVEVASIGVKGAYAQYYPSVNLNTSFLLYSSAGSGNPWSLTASLLQPVFDAAQTYQDVRDALSGLRQSVMQQDRLARQIHEDVTLAYEDFITSTSKLRELEISVTAAQRAYDLAVAQYRVGNASNLDQLTAQDQLLSAQLQLSNERFNQKLFYLNLLRVTGRFGLNTPSELGLGGT, from the coding sequence ATGAGTAAACCGATCCGTGCCACCGAGATGTCCTCATCTCGGTGGTTCATCGCCCCGGTGCTGATGCTCGGCTTGCTCGCCGGCTGCACCGTCAACCAACGCGCCGAGGTCGACACCTACCGCGCCGTCCTCGACGAGCACGCCCCGCGCGAGCGGGTGGAGGCCCCGAGCACCGAGCAGCCCCTCACCCTCCAGCACGCCCTCTACCTCGCCAACCAGAACGACGAGCAACTCTCGATCCGCGGGGAGCAGTACCTCCAGTCGCTCATCGCCCGCGCCCGCGCTGCCAACGTGTTCCTTCCAAGCGTGTCGGCGTCAGCCTCGCACAACCTCAACGTCAACGGCTCGACAGCGCGCAACTCCACCAGCGCGAGCGTCGGCGGGTCCATCCAAGTGTTCAACCTGCGGTCGATCCGCAACCTCGAGCAGGCGCGGGTGCTGAGTGAGGTTTCGCGCCTCGACCTTTTGGACCTCCAGCAGACGGTGCTGCTGGGGGTCGCGAACAGCTTCTACCAGGTGCTCACCGCCGAGGAGCAGGTGCGGGTGCTGCAGAACTCGCTCGCGCTGCGGGCCGAGCAGCTGCGCGACGTGGAGGCCCGCACGCGCTTGGGCATCGCCCGTCCGCTGGACCTGGCTCAGGCGCAGGCCGACGAGTCCTCCACGCGCGTGTCGCTGATGCAGGCCCAGAGCAACGCCCGCCAGGCACGCACCACGCTCGCGTTCCTGCTGGGGCTCGATTACATCGACAACCCGCTCGCGGACCAGTTCGCCCCGCCCACATCGCCCAGGCCCGCCATCGAGTTCGAGCAGGACGCGGTGGATCATCGGCTGGATCTGGCCGCGGCCCGCAGGTCGGTGGAGGTGGCGTCCATTGGCGTCAAGGGCGCATACGCCCAGTACTACCCGAGCGTGAACCTCAACACGTCCTTCCTGCTCTACTCGAGCGCGGGCAGCGGCAACCCGTGGTCGCTCACGGCGTCGCTGCTGCAGCCGGTGTTTGACGCCGCGCAGACCTACCAGGACGTCCGCGATGCGCTGTCGGGCCTGCGGCAGAGCGTGATGCAGCAGGACCGACTCGCCCGCCAGATCCACGAGGACGTAACGCTCGCGTACGAGGACTTCATCACCTCTACGAGCAAGCTGCGGGAGCTGGAGATCAGCGTCACCGCGGCGCAGCGGGCGTACGACCTGGCCGTGGCGCAATACCGGGTTGGCAACGCGAGCAACCTCGACCAGCTCACTGCGCAGGACCAGCTGCTGAGCGCGCAGCTGCAGCTGAGCAACGAGCGGTTCAACCAGAAGCTGTTCTACCTGAACCTGCTGCGGGTGACGGGGCGGTTCGGGCTGAACACGCCGAGCGAACTGGGCCTTGGCGGAACCTGA
- a CDS encoding mannose-1-phosphate guanylyltransferase gives MRYAMIMAGGAGTRLWPMSRKDKPKQLIQFIQRPGDTKPRSLLELADRRLEGLIEPEQRYICTAEQYRGIIRGQLRDYSDEQILGEPAARDTVNAVGFAAAVLAKEDPEAIFAVLTGDHVIEPEETFRERMDLGFRLVENDPRRFVTFSIKPTYPATGFGYVERGSPVRDRKQGKNPGVDGSKEHAYQVARFVEKPDAARAQVYVQSGDFGWNSGMFVWKAATFLEALERFKPESHEGLMKIQGAWGTKKAKGVLAEVYPTLPKISVDYAVMEPAAREFQKAESKGQESRFSVCTVQMDLKWLDVGSWPSFAETVAGDKAGNRTTGEGTSIVLGGKNNLAVTSAGHTMAMLGCEDLIVVHTPDATLVMPRAKAEELKALHELVDGKLK, from the coding sequence ATGCGTTACGCGATGATCATGGCGGGGGGGGCGGGGACACGCCTGTGGCCAATGAGCCGCAAGGACAAGCCCAAGCAGCTGATCCAGTTCATCCAGCGCCCGGGGGACACCAAGCCGCGCTCGCTGCTGGAGCTGGCGGACCGGCGGCTGGAGGGGCTGATCGAGCCCGAGCAGCGGTACATCTGCACGGCGGAGCAGTACCGCGGGATCATCCGCGGGCAGCTGCGTGACTACAGCGATGAGCAGATCCTGGGTGAGCCTGCGGCGCGCGACACGGTGAACGCGGTGGGGTTCGCGGCCGCGGTGCTCGCGAAGGAGGACCCGGAGGCGATCTTCGCGGTTCTGACGGGCGATCACGTGATCGAGCCGGAGGAGACGTTCCGCGAGCGGATGGACCTTGGGTTCCGGCTGGTTGAGAACGACCCGCGCCGGTTCGTGACGTTTTCGATCAAGCCGACGTACCCGGCGACTGGCTTTGGGTACGTCGAGCGCGGGTCGCCGGTGCGCGACCGCAAGCAGGGCAAGAACCCGGGCGTCGACGGCAGCAAGGAGCACGCGTACCAGGTGGCGCGGTTCGTGGAGAAGCCGGACGCGGCGCGGGCGCAGGTGTACGTGCAGTCGGGTGACTTCGGGTGGAACAGCGGCATGTTTGTGTGGAAGGCCGCGACGTTCCTGGAGGCGCTGGAGAGGTTCAAGCCCGAGAGCCATGAGGGGCTGATGAAGATCCAGGGCGCGTGGGGCACGAAGAAGGCCAAGGGCGTGCTGGCGGAGGTGTACCCGACGCTGCCCAAGATCAGCGTGGACTACGCGGTGATGGAGCCGGCGGCTCGCGAGTTCCAGAAGGCCGAGAGCAAGGGGCAGGAATCACGCTTCAGCGTGTGCACGGTGCAGATGGACCTCAAGTGGCTGGATGTGGGCAGCTGGCCGAGCTTCGCGGAGACGGTCGCCGGCGACAAGGCCGGCAACCGCACGACCGGCGAGGGCACGAGCATTGTGCTGGGCGGGAAGAACAACCTCGCGGTAACGAGCGCGGGTCACACGATGGCGATGCTGGGGTGCGAGGACCTCATCGTGGTGCACACGCCGGACGCGACGCTGGTCATGCCGCGGGCGAAAGCGGAGGAGCTGAAGGCGCTGCATGAGCTGGTGGATGGGAAGCTGAAGTAA
- the lptE gene encoding LPS assembly lipoprotein LptE: MTEPNVRVPEKKTTEMNSSRWHVLLLALLLLTGCSSNPSKGYSFASTYPEGVRTVTIPVFDNRTYYPGLEVQLTEAVIKQVQASSGLKVVSAANADSRLIATITDAQLRRLTLDKTTGLVQEQAFQLTIDFEWRDARSGKVLMSRKNFAATDTFVPARPTGERIETAQHGAIQRLARDVVAEMRASW, translated from the coding sequence ATGACTGAGCCGAACGTGCGAGTACCGGAGAAGAAAACCACCGAGATGAACTCATCTCGGTGGCACGTGCTGCTGCTCGCACTGCTACTGCTCACCGGTTGCTCCTCCAACCCATCCAAGGGCTACTCGTTCGCCTCCACCTACCCCGAGGGCGTGCGCACCGTCACCATCCCCGTGTTCGACAACCGCACCTACTACCCCGGCCTGGAGGTCCAGCTCACCGAAGCAGTCATCAAGCAGGTGCAGGCCAGCAGCGGCCTCAAGGTGGTCTCGGCCGCGAACGCCGACTCCCGCCTGATCGCCACCATCACTGATGCCCAGCTCCGCCGCCTCACCCTGGACAAGACCACGGGGCTGGTGCAGGAGCAGGCGTTCCAGCTGACCATCGACTTCGAGTGGCGCGACGCCCGCTCGGGCAAGGTCCTGATGTCGCGCAAGAACTTCGCCGCCACCGACACTTTCGTGCCCGCCCGCCCCACGGGCGAACGGATCGAGACGGCCCAGCACGGCGCCATCCAGCGGCTTGCCCGGGATGTGGTGGCCGAAATGCGGGCCAGCTGGTAA
- a CDS encoding DUF1801 domain-containing protein, whose product MPDKATTVKEYLATLSPDERASVEAVRKTILDNLDKEYSEGIQYGMIGYCVPHSVYPAGYHCDPRQPLPFAGIAARKGYVSLYLNCVYGNEGEREKFVEDWKKTGKKLDMGKSCIRFKKLDDIPLEVVGRAVKRLPAKKYIADYEAALAAMGKPRGPAKADKPAAKKAATKVVKKTAKKAAKKG is encoded by the coding sequence ATGCCCGACAAAGCCACCACGGTCAAGGAGTACCTCGCGACGCTCTCCCCCGATGAGAGGGCCTCGGTCGAGGCGGTGCGGAAGACCATCCTCGACAACCTCGACAAGGAGTACAGCGAGGGCATCCAGTACGGCATGATCGGCTACTGCGTGCCGCACTCGGTCTACCCGGCCGGCTACCACTGCGACCCGAGGCAGCCGCTGCCCTTCGCCGGCATCGCCGCGCGAAAGGGCTACGTCTCGCTCTACCTCAACTGCGTGTACGGCAACGAGGGCGAGCGCGAGAAGTTCGTGGAGGACTGGAAGAAGACCGGCAAGAAGCTGGACATGGGCAAGTCCTGCATCCGCTTCAAAAAGCTCGACGACATCCCGCTCGAGGTCGTGGGCCGGGCGGTGAAGCGGCTGCCGGCGAAGAAGTACATCGCCGACTACGAGGCCGCCCTCGCCGCAATGGGCAAGCCGCGCGGACCCGCGAAGGCGGACAAGCCTGCGGCCAAGAAGGCTGCCACGAAGGTGGTCAAGAAAACGGCGAAGAAGGCCGCGAAGAAGGGCTGA
- a CDS encoding DUF642 domain-containing protein: MRLIAAVCLCVCAAGSASASIINGGFELPGTGFQSVSPGQTFGGWTCAGPNGIEFVHATPNAQLPGLEFSAYEGSYWIDLTGVGAPSGIYQDVTTAANTLYEVTFAMAGNVWSGPQVMNLNVLWNDALAGSFSHSTAGRSGADMGWTLHSVTVLGTGLDRLRFQGLSGAAAAGVAIDAVSIRVVPAPAGVAGLAMGCLMASRRRRA; the protein is encoded by the coding sequence ATGCGATTGATTGCGGCTGTGTGTCTGTGCGTGTGCGCCGCGGGTTCCGCCAGCGCATCCATCATCAACGGCGGTTTCGAGCTGCCCGGGACCGGGTTCCAATCCGTCAGCCCCGGCCAGACCTTCGGCGGCTGGACCTGCGCCGGCCCCAACGGCATTGAGTTCGTGCACGCCACGCCCAACGCGCAGCTGCCCGGCCTCGAGTTCTCCGCCTACGAGGGAAGCTACTGGATCGACCTCACCGGCGTCGGTGCCCCCAGCGGCATCTACCAGGACGTCACCACCGCGGCGAACACCCTCTATGAGGTGACCTTCGCCATGGCGGGCAACGTGTGGTCCGGGCCGCAGGTAATGAACCTCAACGTGCTCTGGAACGACGCCCTTGCGGGCAGCTTCTCCCACAGCACGGCCGGTCGCAGCGGGGCCGATATGGGCTGGACGCTCCACAGCGTCACGGTCCTGGGCACGGGGCTGGATCGGCTGCGTTTTCAAGGGCTGAGCGGCGCGGCCGCGGCGGGCGTGGCCATCGATGCGGTGTCAATCCGCGTGGTGCCCGCTCCGGCAGGGGTGGCTGGACTGGCGATGGGGTGCCTGATGGCGAGCCGTCGCCGGCGCGCCTGA